One genomic segment of Borrelia miyamotoi includes these proteins:
- a CDS encoding bactofilin family protein, translated as MLNLFNIKKDKKDKNFSSSFIFAEIKTIIGKDDFFKGEMVSNNFIRIDGDFLGTINSNKRVIVGETGRIKSNINANEVVVSGIVLGNVHASNKVKVFQSGCIIGNISCKSIEVEEGAIIDGYMNIGMGSLGFTEKDVLIYTGSYKVDEDILIEVNKGMKSEKTANDTLIDESDKYLFNDMSKIDED; from the coding sequence ATGCTGAATCTATTTAATATTAAAAAAGATAAGAAGGATAAGAATTTTTCATCATCTTTTATTTTTGCAGAAATAAAAACAATTATTGGAAAGGATGATTTTTTCAAGGGAGAAATGGTTTCAAATAATTTTATTAGAATTGATGGTGATTTTTTAGGAACTATTAATTCTAATAAGAGGGTTATAGTTGGAGAAACAGGACGAATTAAGTCAAATATAAATGCAAATGAGGTTGTTGTTTCTGGAATTGTTCTTGGAAATGTTCATGCTAGTAATAAAGTTAAAGTTTTTCAATCAGGATGTATTATTGGCAATATTTCATGTAAATCAATTGAGGTTGAAGAGGGTGCAATTATTGATGGGTATATGAACATTGGTATGGGGAGTCTTGGTTTCACTGAGAAAGATGTGTTGATTTATACTGGTTCTTATAAAGTTGATGAGGATATTTTAATTGAAGTTAATAAGGGAATGAAGAGTGAAAAAACAGCTAATGACACTCTCATAGATGAGAGTGATAAGTATTTATTTAATGATATGAGCAAGATAGATGAAGATTAA
- a CDS encoding M23 family metallopeptidase: protein MRERRRFKIISFFKRLDKIFLSVFIFFLKFLNNIYYFFRQNVSFMIIPHVKGDVRNIKISFLTLFLFFLFFLFIFIGFVLLSVNYVTLKSIVNSTEKSYALAEYEIEDFRNTVVEINSVASNFSKVLDELSTSLKIKESNTELNRDKLEGDFADFIDLQILEANTLKELNDLKNVKNTIERSIVPLNSIVKLLHSQNKLLNDIPSLWPIFKGSGVVSLHFGPAIEPFTRQWYIHKGIDLAGIRIGTAIVAAANGEVVRASYQVTGYGNFVQIKHKYGLSTLYAHMSRLNISKGSYVKKGQVIGFLGQTGYSTGPHLHYEVRIGSQVVNPDMYLNLAVGASK from the coding sequence ATGAGAGAAAGAAGAAGATTTAAAATTATATCTTTTTTTAAAAGATTAGATAAGATCTTTTTATCGGTTTTTATTTTTTTTCTTAAATTTTTAAATAATATTTATTATTTTTTTAGGCAAAATGTTAGCTTTATGATTATTCCTCATGTTAAAGGGGATGTTAGAAACATAAAGATTTCTTTTTTAACTTTGTTTTTATTTTTTTTATTTTTTCTTTTTATTTTTATAGGGTTTGTTTTGCTTTCTGTTAATTATGTTACTCTTAAATCGATTGTTAATTCTACTGAAAAAAGTTATGCGCTTGCAGAATATGAGATTGAAGATTTTAGAAACACGGTTGTAGAAATTAATTCTGTTGCTAGTAACTTTTCTAAAGTTTTGGATGAACTTAGTACTTCCTTAAAAATAAAGGAGAGTAATACTGAGCTGAATAGAGATAAATTAGAAGGAGACTTTGCAGATTTTATTGATTTGCAAATATTAGAGGCTAATACACTTAAAGAGTTAAATGACCTTAAAAATGTTAAGAATACAATAGAAAGGTCAATTGTTCCCCTTAATAGTATAGTTAAATTGCTTCATTCTCAAAATAAGTTATTGAATGATATTCCTTCGCTCTGGCCGATTTTTAAAGGTAGTGGTGTTGTTTCTTTGCATTTTGGACCTGCTATTGAGCCTTTTACTAGACAATGGTATATTCATAAGGGCATAGATCTTGCGGGAATAAGAATTGGAACAGCTATTGTTGCAGCTGCTAATGGTGAGGTTGTTAGGGCTAGTTATCAAGTTACAGGTTATGGTAATTTTGTTCAAATTAAGCATAAGTATGGACTCTCAACCCTTTATGCGCATATGTCTCGCTTAAATATTTCTAAGGGTTCTTATGTGAAAAAAGGCCAAGTAATTGGTTTCCTTGGTCAGACAGGATATTCAACAGGTCCACATCTTCACTATGAGGTTCGTATAGGGTCTCAGGTTGTAAATCCTGACATGTATTTGAATTTGGCAGTGGGGGCTTCAAAATAA
- the rdgB gene encoding RdgB/HAM1 family non-canonical purine NTP pyrophosphatase gives MKTLFFATTNSNKINEVKQILDIPNIKIEIPKNFDVKETGKTFKENSLLKAKALFELLDRKQPVFSEDSGLCIEALNLEPGIYSKRYDQHKLGKKLGANEKNQLIIDLMKNKKNRAAYFICIVSHISINGTITNFKGVFSGTIALNIDYCKKNGFGYDPIFLTTNNKRLSELSLAEKNKISHRGIAFTKFKKFLIKSPN, from the coding sequence ATGAAAACATTATTCTTTGCAACTACTAATTCAAATAAAATAAATGAAGTAAAACAAATTTTAGATATACCCAACATAAAAATAGAAATTCCTAAAAATTTTGATGTAAAAGAGACAGGTAAAACTTTTAAAGAAAATTCTTTACTAAAAGCAAAAGCTTTATTTGAACTTTTAGATAGAAAACAACCTGTTTTTAGTGAAGATTCCGGATTATGCATAGAAGCATTAAATCTAGAACCCGGAATTTATTCCAAAAGATATGATCAACATAAATTAGGTAAGAAATTAGGAGCCAATGAAAAAAATCAGCTTATTATAGATTTAATGAAAAATAAAAAAAATAGGGCCGCGTATTTCATATGTATAGTCAGTCACATCTCAATAAACGGAACGATAACTAATTTCAAAGGTGTCTTTAGTGGAACAATCGCATTGAATATTGATTATTGTAAAAAAAATGGATTTGGATACGACCCAATATTTTTAACCACAAATAACAAAAGACTCAGCGAATTAAGTCTTGCAGAAAAAAATAAAATATCCCATAGAGGAATAGCATTCACCAAATTTAAAAAATTTTTAATAAAATCTCCAAATTAA
- the pepF gene encoding oligoendopeptidase F: MIDRIKINEDDKWDLSSLFKNDEEYKETVKKIKFKLQDFKKYEKLEFNLNIFKQALNDYYAIEEELEKTTYYTHIQLATDVTNQISNELRAINVNLETYTLNVTSFFIPKILKIDTKQIREWLEDIEIKNQKIAIEKILRHKEHILNEGEEKILANYTSLYSSYEDTFSSLTNADMEFGEIDGQPLSNATYNLFLQNENQEIRREAFLKFYREYKKHENTLANLLIANINKNKFLAKTRKFENTISMKLFQNNIDYKVYTNLIETVNENLYVLHEYYEFRKNILKQEYLNHYDVYVPLTKDIKFKNSFKEACDKILKSLEILGNEYIEVLRKGLLKERWVDKYENKGKIAGAFSASSYNGKPYILMNYKDESIRDMFTLAHEAGHSMHSYFSIKNNPFPQYKYSIFEAEIASTLNEQILAEYLLKNENDIEKIKYIKLNQIDDLLATFFRQTMFAEFEYIIHGMSNKDEPVVKETLKTIYLKLLKKYFGPSLKFNEDSSLECLKIPHFYSPFYVYQYATGITAALLIHKNIKENKKDATKNYIEFLKIGGSKYPLESLKITGVDLSLKKTIKNTINTFKERLEDVRKLF; encoded by the coding sequence ATGATAGACAGAATCAAAATCAATGAAGACGACAAATGGGATTTATCTTCTCTATTCAAAAATGATGAAGAATACAAGGAAACAGTCAAAAAAATAAAATTCAAGCTTCAAGACTTCAAGAAATACGAAAAACTAGAATTTAATCTAAATATCTTTAAGCAAGCATTAAATGATTACTATGCAATTGAAGAAGAGCTTGAGAAAACAACATATTACACACATATTCAGCTGGCAACAGATGTAACCAATCAAATCTCGAACGAACTTCGCGCAATTAATGTCAACTTAGAAACATACACATTAAATGTTACTTCATTTTTTATTCCAAAAATTTTAAAAATAGATACAAAACAAATAAGAGAATGGCTTGAAGACATAGAAATTAAAAATCAAAAAATAGCAATTGAAAAAATATTAAGACACAAAGAACACATTTTAAACGAAGGCGAAGAGAAGATATTAGCTAACTATACATCTCTTTATTCATCTTACGAGGATACATTCTCCTCATTAACAAATGCTGACATGGAATTTGGAGAAATTGACGGCCAACCGTTAAGTAACGCTACTTACAATCTATTTCTTCAGAATGAAAATCAAGAAATACGAAGAGAAGCATTTTTGAAATTTTATCGAGAATATAAAAAACATGAAAATACATTAGCCAACCTCTTAATTGCCAATATCAACAAAAATAAATTCCTGGCCAAGACAAGAAAATTTGAAAATACTATATCAATGAAGCTCTTTCAAAATAATATTGATTATAAGGTTTATACAAACTTAATTGAAACAGTTAATGAAAATTTATATGTACTTCATGAATATTACGAATTTAGAAAAAATATACTTAAACAAGAATATCTTAACCATTATGATGTTTATGTTCCCCTAACAAAAGACATTAAATTCAAAAATTCGTTTAAAGAAGCCTGTGACAAAATTTTAAAGTCACTAGAAATACTAGGAAATGAGTATATTGAAGTACTAAGAAAAGGGCTCTTAAAAGAACGCTGGGTTGACAAATATGAAAATAAAGGAAAAATTGCAGGAGCTTTTAGTGCAAGCTCATACAACGGAAAACCTTATATATTAATGAATTATAAAGACGAATCAATAAGAGATATGTTTACACTAGCACACGAAGCAGGACACTCCATGCATTCCTATTTCAGTATCAAAAATAACCCATTTCCTCAATACAAATATTCTATTTTTGAAGCGGAAATAGCATCCACATTAAATGAACAAATACTTGCAGAATACTTACTAAAAAATGAAAACGATATCGAAAAAATAAAATATATTAAGCTAAATCAAATCGATGACTTACTTGCAACATTTTTCAGGCAAACAATGTTTGCTGAATTTGAATACATCATTCATGGAATGAGCAATAAAGATGAGCCAGTAGTAAAAGAAACATTAAAGACAATCTATTTAAAATTGCTAAAAAAATACTTCGGTCCAAGTCTTAAGTTTAATGAAGACAGCTCACTCGAATGTCTTAAAATTCCTCATTTCTACTCACCATTTTACGTATATCAATATGCAACAGGCATTACAGCTGCTCTTTTAATACATAAAAACATAAAAGAAAACAAAAAAGATGCTACTAAAAATTACATAGAATTTCTAAAAATAGGAGGCTCAAAATACCCCTTAGAATCTCTAAAAATTACCGGTGTTGATTTAAGCTTAAAAAAAACAATAAAAAATACTATTAACACATTTAAAGAACGTCTAGAGGATGTAAGGAAACTATTTTAA
- the pcsA gene encoding phosphatidylcholine synthase, protein MKKLNLILAWSVHILTAFGLIIGLYSIISIINEDYNLLLKLTILGIMIDGIDGTLARKLKIKELIPTINGELLDNIVDYINYAFIPTIFFYYSNFIKNEYKTMVCIGILLAAAYQFSRTDAKTSDDYFKGFPSLWNFLIIFNIIFTISQITNLSIILLCIIFSFVPIKFIYPSKTKEFKHITYPITVIIILLAIPIIIVRVTNFYLRIYGIIIIFYCSYITLTSIYLHYKTRKK, encoded by the coding sequence TTGAAAAAATTAAACCTTATTTTAGCTTGGTCAGTACATATTTTAACAGCTTTTGGACTAATAATCGGTCTTTACTCAATAATCTCCATAATAAATGAAGATTATAATCTCTTATTAAAACTCACAATTCTTGGTATTATGATTGACGGTATTGATGGGACACTGGCAAGAAAATTAAAGATAAAAGAATTAATCCCAACAATCAATGGAGAACTCCTTGATAATATAGTAGACTACATAAATTACGCTTTTATTCCCACAATATTTTTTTACTACAGTAACTTCATAAAAAACGAATATAAAACAATGGTCTGCATTGGAATTTTACTTGCAGCAGCATACCAATTCTCAAGGACAGATGCAAAAACCAGTGATGATTATTTTAAAGGTTTCCCATCTTTATGGAATTTTCTCATAATCTTCAACATAATATTCACAATAAGCCAGATTACTAATCTCAGTATAATACTATTATGCATCATATTCAGCTTTGTACCAATTAAATTCATTTATCCTTCAAAAACAAAAGAATTCAAACATATAACATATCCTATAACAGTAATAATCATTCTATTAGCAATACCTATAATCATTGTAAGAGTGACAAATTTCTATTTAAGGATATACGGAATAATAATAATTTTTTACTGTTCATACATAACTCTAACTAGCATATATCTACATTACAAGACAAGAAAAAAATAA
- a CDS encoding DedA family protein produces MKIILEFIDLNIAYSPIIFSGLLILAGLNIPISEDAIILIGGMLSSRKNEYTIPIFLGIFFGAYISDIISFCIGRFLAKKLFKQKTQTNKLLDKMNYYYGRYGKLTLLIGRFIPFGFRNAIFISAGMGKMRTSHFLITDFFAAMISITTYFILSFKIGESFQIILPKIKIILLIIFIIITIIIVINYIIKKKKTQKVDKLSK; encoded by the coding sequence ATGAAAATCATACTAGAATTTATAGATCTCAATATAGCTTATTCGCCAATAATATTTTCAGGACTACTTATCCTTGCGGGCCTTAACATTCCAATTTCTGAAGATGCAATAATACTAATAGGAGGAATGCTTTCTAGTCGAAAAAATGAGTATACAATACCAATATTTTTAGGAATCTTCTTCGGAGCCTATATTAGCGATATAATTTCATTTTGCATAGGCAGGTTCTTAGCTAAAAAATTATTTAAACAAAAAACACAAACAAATAAACTATTAGATAAAATGAATTACTACTATGGACGATACGGAAAATTAACCTTGCTAATTGGAAGATTTATTCCATTTGGGTTTAGAAATGCAATATTTATATCAGCAGGAATGGGAAAAATGCGAACTAGTCATTTTCTTATAACTGACTTTTTTGCAGCTATGATATCAATTACAACTTACTTTATATTAAGCTTTAAAATAGGTGAATCGTTTCAAATAATACTACCTAAAATTAAAATCATATTACTAATAATATTCATTATAATCACAATAATTATTGTGATAAATTACATTATAAAAAAGAAAAAAACACAAAAAGTTGACAAACTTTCTAAATAG
- the leuS gene encoding leucine--tRNA ligase produces MSKYNFAEIEKKWQTYWDKHKTYKVDEDPSIPKEKRIYILDMFPYPSANGLHVGHPEGYTATDILTRYKLLNGFNVLHPIGFDSFGLPAENYAIQTGKHPKKITEKNIARFKEQIKALGFAYDWDREIRTHDENYYKWTQWIFLKLYKKGLAYTKKMPVWYCPDLGTVLSNEEVIQTPDGPRSERGFHKVKRKPLRQWILKITEYAERLLKDLEDIDWPESVKEMQKNWIGKSTGAEIEFSVKASKEKIKVFTTRPDTIFGVTYLVLAPENKIVDKITKDEFKSLISEYKNKEYLKSDLERTSLEKDKTGIFTGAYAINPITKEEIPIWVGSYVLGTYGTGAVMSVPAHDERDFEFAKKYNLQIKQVVSKTGKNEILIKPFTEDGISTNTPQEFNNLKTTEVKTKVIEWLTKNKKGQKKVNYKLRDWIFSRQRYWGEPIPIMLDEDLNEIPLEEDKLPLRLPEIENYKPSGTGESPLSRNQNWVNIKHNGKIYKRETNTMPQWAGSCWYYLRYLDPNNEKEFASKETINYWMPVDLYVGGAEHSVLHLLYARFWHKVLYDLGYVNTKEPFKKLINQGMITSFAYQDENGILIPNDEVEKRDNKFFSKKTNKELKQIVAKMSKSLKNIINPDNIIKEYGADSIRIYEMFMGPLTDSKPWNTQGLIGVFRFLNKIWSIKNKELTKEAAPKKLISELQKTIKKVTEDIESLNFNTAISSLMIFTNEVLKYDQNYLEIFKPLTIILSPFAPHLGEELWEYMEEKSSIFKNAKWPKYDPNLMIDEAREIVLQINGKIKDRITLDKETDKEALQDIAFKNQKIMKNIKNKQIVKIITVKDKLINIVTK; encoded by the coding sequence ATGTCTAAATACAATTTTGCAGAAATAGAAAAAAAATGGCAGACTTACTGGGATAAACACAAAACATACAAGGTTGATGAAGATCCAAGTATTCCTAAAGAGAAAAGAATCTATATTCTAGACATGTTTCCATACCCTTCAGCCAACGGACTCCATGTAGGTCACCCTGAAGGTTACACAGCAACTGACATATTAACAAGATATAAACTCTTAAACGGATTTAATGTACTTCACCCAATAGGATTTGATAGTTTTGGCTTACCCGCGGAAAATTATGCTATACAAACAGGAAAGCATCCAAAAAAAATAACAGAAAAAAACATTGCAAGATTTAAAGAACAAATTAAAGCACTAGGATTTGCCTATGATTGGGATAGAGAAATTAGAACTCACGATGAAAATTACTATAAATGGACACAATGGATTTTCCTAAAATTATACAAAAAAGGTCTAGCTTATACAAAAAAAATGCCTGTCTGGTACTGCCCTGACCTTGGAACAGTACTTTCCAATGAAGAAGTGATCCAAACTCCCGATGGTCCCAGATCTGAGAGAGGATTTCACAAAGTAAAAAGAAAACCTTTAAGACAATGGATACTAAAAATCACAGAATACGCAGAAAGACTCTTAAAAGATCTTGAAGACATAGATTGGCCTGAATCTGTTAAAGAAATGCAGAAAAATTGGATTGGTAAATCAACAGGAGCTGAAATTGAATTTTCAGTAAAAGCAAGCAAAGAAAAGATAAAAGTATTTACAACAAGGCCAGACACAATCTTTGGAGTAACATATTTAGTACTTGCCCCAGAGAACAAAATAGTAGATAAAATCACAAAAGATGAGTTTAAATCCCTGATTTCAGAGTACAAAAACAAAGAATATCTTAAAAGCGATCTTGAAAGAACTTCTCTTGAGAAAGATAAAACAGGAATATTTACAGGAGCATATGCTATAAACCCAATCACTAAAGAAGAAATTCCAATCTGGGTAGGTAGCTATGTACTTGGAACTTATGGTACTGGAGCTGTAATGAGCGTTCCAGCACATGATGAGAGAGATTTTGAATTTGCAAAAAAATACAACCTACAAATAAAACAAGTAGTCTCTAAAACAGGAAAAAATGAAATACTAATAAAACCATTCACTGAAGACGGTATTTCAACTAATACACCTCAAGAATTTAACAATCTCAAAACAACTGAAGTAAAAACAAAAGTAATAGAATGGCTTACTAAAAATAAAAAAGGGCAAAAAAAGGTTAACTATAAACTCAGAGACTGGATTTTTTCAAGGCAAAGATACTGGGGGGAACCTATTCCTATTATGCTTGATGAAGATTTAAATGAAATACCACTAGAAGAAGACAAACTACCCTTAAGGCTCCCAGAAATAGAAAATTATAAACCATCAGGGACAGGGGAATCTCCCTTGTCAAGAAACCAAAATTGGGTAAATATTAAACATAATGGAAAAATATACAAAAGAGAAACAAATACAATGCCTCAATGGGCAGGTTCCTGCTGGTATTATCTACGTTACCTTGATCCAAATAACGAAAAAGAATTTGCAAGCAAAGAAACAATTAATTACTGGATGCCAGTTGACCTTTATGTTGGAGGTGCCGAGCACTCAGTATTACACTTGCTATATGCAAGATTTTGGCACAAAGTTCTTTATGATCTAGGGTATGTTAACACAAAAGAACCTTTTAAAAAGCTCATAAACCAAGGTATGATAACATCATTTGCATATCAAGACGAAAATGGAATTTTAATTCCCAATGATGAGGTTGAAAAAAGAGATAATAAATTTTTTTCCAAAAAAACTAACAAAGAACTAAAACAAATAGTCGCAAAAATGTCAAAATCATTAAAAAATATAATAAATCCAGATAACATTATTAAAGAATACGGTGCAGATTCAATAAGAATCTATGAAATGTTCATGGGACCTTTAACTGATTCAAAACCTTGGAATACACAAGGGCTAATTGGAGTTTTCAGATTCTTAAACAAAATATGGTCTATTAAAAATAAAGAACTAACAAAAGAAGCAGCACCAAAAAAATTAATATCTGAACTTCAAAAAACAATAAAAAAAGTAACAGAAGATATAGAAAGCTTAAATTTTAACACCGCGATTTCATCATTGATGATATTTACAAATGAAGTTTTGAAATATGACCAAAATTATTTAGAAATTTTTAAACCTCTAACAATTATTCTATCACCATTTGCACCCCATCTAGGAGAAGAATTATGGGAATACATGGAAGAAAAATCTAGCATATTCAAGAATGCAAAGTGGCCAAAATATGATCCAAATCTCATGATTGATGAGGCAAGAGAAATTGTATTACAGATCAATGGAAAAATAAAAGACAGAATTACACTAGACAAAGAAACAGACAAGGAAGCTCTTCAAGATATTGCATTTAAAAATCAAAAAATTATGAAAAATATAAAAAATAAACAAATAGTAAAAATCATTACGGTCAAAGATAAGCTTATAAATATAGTAACAAAATAA
- a CDS encoding efflux RND transporter permease subunit, translating to MDFEKFSIKYRALILTIFISITIFLGFFLKNIKFNSDVSKLIPTNEKTEETTDKNNNNSLLPTIVMFKNKRGIFNKETFEKVNKVAKEITDILKLKSNSVTSIFTYFPQFKKDAYTDEEMIKIREKINSTPFIKNKFINNDATLMLFIVISTESNKINFGQSLKNEIEKMEATIKKYETDDLKLYLTGDLIIREKILSYMADDFKFLGPFATFILILSLYLIMGNILGAIIPVLIAIFAIIWTFGIKSLVMSPITVPETSMIVLLISIGCANSVHIINGILKKIKKEPLTEKIIINTIKTLKVPILLTSLTTAFGFLSLTGSSIHAYRTMGIFMSLGVIIAMLMSLLVLPGILVKIPFKNKKIQEEQKSKNGYLEKLSLINQTVTNWMLNNKYLSSTITLTILLISIIGLFKIEINFDEKDYFKESTSVKQILNLMQKEIGGMSIIKIEIKGSPNEFKNEKTMKILDLITDKIDQFNGNTQSNSINQLVRLMNFKFKKENPKEYRLPENQAVLNKLILLISRSNSIKNIAKMYINDDWSQISMIVRTDQNSTEEIKNFANYASNLIEKNMPGHKYQFSGAYEKILISKIMVVEQITNIIATLSTITILLMLFFKSIKTGIIIATPVVWSVFLNFAVMKLFGITLNPATATIASVSMGIGVDYSIHFFNAFRLNYQTTKDYKKALIESIPNVFDGIFANSISVGIGFLTLIFSTYKIISTLGAIIAFTMITTSLASLTLLPLLIYLFKPTVQIIKISNKTLTE from the coding sequence ATGGACTTTGAAAAATTCAGTATTAAATACAGAGCATTGATATTAACAATATTCATATCAATAACAATCTTTTTAGGATTCTTCTTAAAAAACATAAAATTCAATTCCGATGTTTCAAAACTCATTCCAACAAACGAAAAGACTGAAGAAACAACAGATAAGAACAACAACAATTCACTATTACCAACAATAGTAATGTTTAAAAATAAAAGAGGCATTTTTAACAAAGAAACCTTTGAAAAAGTTAACAAAGTAGCAAAAGAGATAACCGATATATTAAAATTAAAATCTAACTCTGTTACAAGTATATTTACTTACTTCCCACAATTCAAAAAAGATGCATACACAGATGAAGAGATGATCAAAATAAGAGAAAAAATAAATTCAACACCTTTTATAAAAAACAAATTTATAAACAATGATGCAACTTTAATGCTATTCATAGTTATTTCAACAGAAAGTAACAAAATAAACTTCGGTCAAAGTTTAAAGAACGAAATTGAAAAAATGGAAGCTACAATTAAAAAATATGAAACTGATGATCTCAAACTTTACCTAACAGGAGACCTTATAATAAGAGAAAAAATACTCAGCTACATGGCCGACGATTTTAAATTTTTAGGTCCATTTGCTACTTTTATATTAATCCTATCGCTTTATCTTATTATGGGAAATATATTAGGAGCAATAATTCCTGTTCTTATTGCAATATTTGCAATAATCTGGACTTTTGGAATCAAAAGCCTTGTAATGTCTCCAATCACTGTTCCAGAAACTTCAATGATTGTACTCCTTATTTCGATCGGATGTGCTAATTCTGTACATATAATAAATGGAATATTAAAGAAGATCAAAAAAGAACCTTTGACTGAAAAGATAATAATAAATACAATTAAAACTCTAAAAGTACCAATATTATTAACTTCTCTTACAACAGCTTTTGGATTTTTATCATTAACAGGCTCATCAATCCATGCATACAGAACAATGGGAATTTTTATGTCACTAGGAGTTATTATTGCAATGCTTATGTCCTTGTTAGTATTACCTGGAATATTAGTCAAAATACCCTTTAAAAATAAAAAAATTCAAGAAGAGCAAAAATCAAAAAACGGCTATCTTGAAAAACTCTCATTAATAAACCAAACAGTTACAAATTGGATGTTAAATAACAAATATCTCTCATCCACAATAACTCTAACTATTTTATTAATCTCAATTATAGGTCTTTTCAAGATAGAAATCAATTTTGATGAGAAAGACTATTTTAAAGAAAGTACAAGTGTAAAACAAATATTAAATTTAATGCAAAAAGAAATAGGAGGAATGTCGATTATTAAAATTGAGATCAAGGGAAGTCCTAACGAATTTAAAAATGAGAAAACTATGAAAATTTTGGATCTAATTACAGATAAAATTGATCAATTCAATGGAAATACACAATCAAATTCAATAAATCAACTTGTAAGATTAATGAACTTCAAATTTAAAAAAGAAAATCCAAAAGAATATAGGCTCCCTGAAAATCAAGCTGTCCTAAACAAGCTAATACTCCTAATTAGTAGAAGCAATTCTATTAAGAACATAGCAAAAATGTATATTAACGACGATTGGTCCCAGATATCAATGATTGTAAGAACCGACCAAAATTCAACTGAAGAAATTAAAAATTTTGCCAACTACGCAAGCAATTTAATTGAAAAAAACATGCCAGGTCATAAATATCAATTCTCAGGCGCATATGAAAAAATATTAATATCTAAAATTATGGTAGTAGAACAAATTACAAACATTATCGCAACGCTTAGTACAATAACAATACTGCTAATGTTATTTTTCAAATCTATCAAAACTGGAATAATAATTGCTACCCCAGTGGTATGGTCAGTATTTTTAAACTTTGCTGTAATGAAACTTTTTGGAATAACGCTAAATCCTGCAACGGCAACAATTGCATCAGTTAGCATGGGTATAGGAGTAGATTATTCCATTCATTTCTTTAATGCATTTAGATTAAATTATCAAACAACTAAGGACTACAAAAAGGCTTTAATTGAATCAATTCCTAATGTATTT